A genomic window from Stigmatopora argus isolate UIUO_Sarg chromosome 13, RoL_Sarg_1.0, whole genome shotgun sequence includes:
- the wnt6b gene encoding protein Wnt-6, with product MTVRLSRIQLALFFILLCPVNIIGLWWAVGSPLLMDPNSICKKTKRLVGKQAELCQTQPEIINEVAKGARLGVRECQYQFRYRRWNCTSHNKYFGKILQQDIRETAFVYAITAAGVSHAVTQACSMGDLLQCGCEATRNRAPPRPLSSSPRDGVKWEWGGCGDDVEFGYEKSKQFMDAKRRRGKSDIRTLIDLHNNEAGRLAVKLYMRTECKCHGLSGSCTLRTCWKKMPHFREVGDRLLERFNGASKVMGGNDGKTLIPVGLNIKPPDRQDLIYSDESPDFCLANRKTGSLGTRGRMCNSTAMDISGCDLLCCQRGYRDETVVFEENCLCRFHWCCVVQCKKCSVRKELSLCH from the exons GGCGGTGGGCAGTCCACTGCTAATGGATCCCAACAGCATCTGCAAGAAGACAAAGCGTCTGGTGGGGAAGCAGGCCGAGTTGTGTCAGACTCAACCAGAAATAATCAATGAGGTGGCCAAAGGAGCCAGGCTGGGCGTCAGGGAGTGCCAATACCAGTTCAGATACCGCCGGTGGAACTGCACTAGCCACAATAAGTACTTTGGCAAAATATTGCAACAAG ATATCCGGGAGACGGCGTTCGTGTACGCCATCACGGCCGCCGGCGTGAGCCACGCGGTGACGCAGGCCTGCAGTATGGGAGACCTGCTGCAGTGCGGATGCGAGGCCACCAGGAATCGAGCACCGCCGAGACCTCTCTCCTCCTCCCCCCGCGACGGCGTCAAGTGGGAATGGGGCGGCTGCGGTGACGACGTGGAGTTCGGTTATGAGAAATCCAAACAGTTTATGGACGCCAAGAGGCGACGGGGCAAGAGTGACATCAGGACTCTCATAGACCTTCACAACAATGAAGCTGGAAGACTG GCCGTGAAGCTCTACATGCGGACGGAGTGCAAATGCCATGGACTGTCCGGCTCGTGCACGTTACGCACTTGCTGGAAAAAGATGCCGCACTTCCGCGAAGTGGGCGACCGCCTCCTGGAGCGATTCAACGGCGCCTCCAAAGTGATGGGCGGCAACGACGGCAAGACGCTCATCCCCGTAGGCCTGAACATCAAACCCCCGGACAGGCAGGATCTGATCTACTCGGACGAATCGCCCGATTTCTGTCTGGCCAATCGTAAGACGGGGTCCCTGGGGACGCGGGGACGCATGTGCAACAGCACCGCCATGGACATCAGCGGATGCGATCTGCTATGTTGCCAGCGCGGCTACCGAGACGAAACTGTGGTGTTTGAGGAGAACTGTCTGTGTCGTTTCCACTGGTGTTGCGTGGTCCAGTGCAAGAAGTGCTCGGTTCGAAAGGAGCTAAGTCTTTGTCACTGA
- the LOC144086901 gene encoding trace amine-associated receptor 13c-like: protein MENSVQSELCFPQLANLSCRKSMVESTGDAILNVLLSLTCAFTVLLNLFVIVAISHFRQLHTPTNLLLLSLAISDFLVGLVVWPGEIYIKTSCWALGDIACFCFQFATFVITSASVGNMVLISADRYVAICHPLRYNAQVTLKRIRLCVYLCWSLSFLFCCILLKDQLAHPENIRSCYGECVVNIDMESGILDLVLTFILPLSIIVTLYTSVFVVAVSQAQAMRAHVTCRKVPNSLSLGARKSELKAARTLGVLVLVFILCFSPFYIFSIISDVSFSSSHYFIYLFDFNSCVNPLIYALFYPWFRRAVKQIVTLRILQPGSREAKVV from the exons ATGGAAAACAGCGTCCAATCAGAGCTCTGCTTTCCACAGCTAGCCAACCTGTCCTGCAGAAAGTCCATGGTTGAATCAACTGGAGACGCTATTTTGAATGTTCTACTTTCTTTGACCTGCGCCTTCACTGTGCTGCTCAATTTGTTCGTCATTGTTGCCATCTCTCATTTCAG GCAGCTGCACACTCCCACCAACCTGCTCCTCCTTTCTCTCGCCATCTCCGACTTCCTGGTGGGCCTGGTGGTGTGGCCCGGTGAGATCTACATCAAAACATCCTGCTGGGCCTTGGGCGACATAGCATGCTTTTGCTTTCAGTTTGCCACCTTCGTCATCACATCCGCCTCAGTGGGAAACATGGTGTTGATATCAGCTGACCGTTACGTGGCCATTTGCCATCCTCTCCGTTATAACGCCCAAGTCACTTTGAAAAGAATCCGACTTTGTGTTTATCTGTGCTGGTCTTTGTCATTTCTGTTTTGTTGCATTCTTTTGAAGGATCAGCTAGCTCATCCAGAAAATATCAGGTCCTGCTATGGGGAGTGTGTCGTTAATATTGACATGGAAAGCGGGATACTAGATTTGGTTCTGACCTTCATCCTTCCTCTCAGCATTATCGTCACGCTGTACACGAGCGTGTTTGTGGTTGCTGTGTCTCAGGCACAAGCCATGCGTGCTCACGTCACCTGCCGCAAAGTGCCCAATTCCCTCTCTTTGGGCGCAAGGAAATCCGAGCTGAAGGCGGCCAGGACTCTCGGGGTTCTGGTTCTCGTCTTCATTCTTTGTTTTAGtccattttacattttctccatcATATCTGATGTGAGCTTTTCATCATCACATTATTTCATCTACCTGTTTGATTTCAACTCGTGTGTGAATCCTTTGATTTATGCCTTGTTCTACCCCTGGTTCAGGAGAGCTGTGAAACAGATTGTCACTCTCCGCATACTGCAGCCTGGTTCCCGTGAGGCCAAAGTGGTGTAG
- the LOC144086934 gene encoding trace amine-associated receptor 13c-like gives MENSEQLELCFPQLANLSCRKSMVESTGDAILSVLLSLTCAVTVLLNLLVIVAISHFRQLHTPTNLLLLSLAISDFLVGLVVWPGELYIKTSCWALGDIACFCFKFASFVLIAASVGNMVLISADRYVAICQPLRYSAKVTVKRIRLCVYLCWSLSFLFSCIILKDQLAHPENCSSCYGECVINMDMETGILDLVVTFILPLSIIVTLYTRVFVVAVSQARAMRAHVTCRKVPNSLSLGARKSELKAARTLGVLVLVFILCFSPLYLFSFISNVGFSTSQFFLYLFYLNSYVNPLIYALFYPWFRRAVKQIVTLRILQPGSREAKVV, from the exons ATGGAAAACAGCGAGCAATTAGAGCTCTGCTTTCCACAGCTAGCCAACCTGTCCTGCAGAAAGTCCATGGTTGAATCAACTGGAGACGCTATTTTGAGTGTTCTACTTTCTTTGACCTGCGCCGTCACTGTGCTGCTCAATTTGCTCGTCATTGTTGCCATCTCTCATTTCAG GCAGTTGCACACTCCCACCAACCTGCTCCTCCTCTCTCTCGCCATCTCCGACTTCCTGGTGGGCCTGGTGGTGTGGCCCGGTGAGCTCTACATCAAAACATCCTGCTGGGCCTTGGGCGACATAGCTTGCTTTTGCTTTAAGTTTGCCAGCTTCGTCCTCATAGCCGCCTCAGTGGGAAACATGGTGTTGATATCAGCTGACCGTTACGTGGCCATTTGCCAACCTCTCCGTTATAGCGCCAAAGTCACTGTGAAAAGAATCCGACTTTGTGTTTATCTGTGCTGGTCTTTGTCATTTCTGTTTTCTTGCATTATTTTGAAGGATCAGCTAGCTCATCCAGAAAATTGTAGCTCCTGCTATGGGGAGTGTGTCATTAATATGGACATGGAAACCGGGATACTAGATTTGGTTGTGACTTTCATCCTTCCTCTCAGCATTATCGTCACGCTGTACACGCGCGTGTTTGTGGTTGCCGTGTCTCAGGCGCGAGCCATGCGTGCTCACGTCACCTGCCGCAAAGTGCCCAATTCCCTCTCTTTGGGCGCAAGGAAATCCGAGCTGAAGGCGGCCAGGACTCTCGGGGTTCTGGTTCTCGTCTTCATTCTTTGCTTTAGTCCATTATACCTTTTCTCCTTCATATCTAATGTGGGCTTTTCAACATCACAATTTTTTCTCTACCTGTTTTATTTGAACTCGTATGTGAATCCTTTGATTTATGCCTTGTTCTACCCCTGGTTTAGGAGAGCTGTGAAACAGATTGTCACTCTCCGCATACTGCAGCCTGGTTCCCGTGAGGCCAAAGTGGTGTAG